The following nucleotide sequence is from Vidua chalybeata isolate OUT-0048 chromosome 21, bVidCha1 merged haplotype, whole genome shotgun sequence.
CGGGAGGGGCaggggttgggctctttctccaggcagcactgacagaaccagaggacactgtttcaagctgtgccaaggcatatttaggttggatattaggaaaacgtttttcacagaaagagtgataaagttctggaatggctgcccggggaggtggtggagtcaccatccctgggtgtgtttaaaacaagcctggatgtggcactgggtgccagggtttagctgaggggttggggctgggttggactcgatgatcttgaaggtctcttccagcccagtgattctgtgaattctgtgaattcccGGGCAGGGATCCCGGGGGCAGCGCCAGGCTGAGCCCGTCCCCGCGTGTGACCGGGCGGGCGTTCCGGGAGCAGCGCCCGTGGGAGGGAGCCAGGCAGCGGcggggggggaaggagggagccgAGCTGTTGAGTcaacactgcagagctgcctgcgAGAGCAGCCGGAGGCACAGCCGGGCTGGCTGCGAAGGACGCGTTTGCGGAGCCCACGGGAAAATGGTTTGAGTAATAATCAACGGTAAGGAAACCGCTGGTTTGGGGAGAGCGCTTAGAGGGGAAATACTCTGCGTATTTCACGGCCTTGGCTGGTGTGGGGgagccaggctggtgctggagggGTTTGGAACCGAGCCAGGACGGCAGGCACAGAAAGTCCCGTTTATCCCGGTAAATCCAGTCCCTCCCTCGCTGTGCTGGGGTCCCGCAACCCCCGTTCTGGGATGGCTGGGAAGGCTGGTTTGGGGGGGCAGCTGTTTCCCAGTGCCCTAaaggtgtcccctgtccccccagcctGCCGCTATGTGGCCAGGAAGATGAGGAGCCTGTGCAgccgggagccccgggagccACCGCCCTGCCCGGCGCAGGCAGCGCCCCAAAGCCAGCGCCAGAGTAAGTgtgggcacaggggacagggacacccacaTGGCCCAAAGCCAGCACCAGAGTAACGGTGGGctcaggggacagggacatggaccCACCTCATCCCAAacctgctgggatggggaggggcagggctcacctgggctcagcCAGGGGTAAGGGCACCTCCACACTCCCTGTCTGTGCTCCCAGGACCAAGCTGCAAAAGTTTCTCTTCTCCCCAGCTTTATTTctcctgggttttgtttttaaatgtcattcTAGCCCCTGGCAGAGGGGAGGAGCAAATAGCAGCCTTTGGAAAAGGGGACAAACATGCTTTGGGGGACAAGAGGATGTCACCTGCTCCCACAGAGCTATGTGTCCCTGGGACACTGTTTGTAACCCAGAACCCTGCcaaacaccaaaacacagcaccacaCACCGAGCTGGCAATGAGATTCCTGTCCTTGCTTCCCAGTCTTCCCTCCCTGGCCCATTTAAAGCACACATCTGAACCACAATGGCTTTGCAGATAAAGCACAGGCCCAGTTTGGCACGGTGGGTACAGCAAGGACCATCCTggcttctctcccttccccatgGCATGGAAAATTCTCCAGAATCACCTGACTGCACTGCTCAGGTGTCAGAGCTCCCTGTCAAAGTGAACTCAACTttgagcagcaggcagaggaatctcagcATGGCACGGATCTGCCCCACCCGTACTGGTTGCACTGGTTTGGCTGAGTCAGTCCCGCTGGCTCCTGAGCAAAcattcccagagcaggagcacatTCCCGGGCAGCTGCCACAGGGTCAGGCCATGcctgtcacctcctgcctctgccaggagcTTGGAGCTGTCCCTGGAGACTCCAGGGAAGGCACAGGGCTGAGCCATTCCCTCCCCGCTGCCCCTGTGAGCTGtgtgggaggggaggaaggggaattGTGTGCACAGGGGACCTAAAATATGTCCAGAATTTCCCCTGTCCCCTAAAGTAACAGCTGGATCCTGatcagggaagggaaaggggacGTGTCCCTTCACTGATGCCTTGATTAAGGGTGTATGAAGGAcaagcagagggaaggagcagctgccaTCCTGCAGTGGGGGCCAGGAATTTGCAGAGGCTCCAGGAAAATCAGGGCAAGAACTTGGATGTATCAGGGAGAGGAATCAAACTCCTCTCTCTTGAGCAAAGCTGTTCAGCtcctttctgaatttctgaatcCTTTCTTAATTCCTGGGTGCTTAAGTGCAATCAGGATAGCTGAGGTTTTCAGAGGAACTTACTGTCCCTTCCAGAACCTTTCCCCTTGATTAATCCAAATCCCTCTCTTTTCTCCCATCCTTGTCATTTGCAGATGTAAAACCAGAGCTACCAGCACCTCCTGAAGCACCAGCCTCACTCCCCAGCAACATCAAACCCATCCAGTGCAGGTCCTGACGATAAAACCCTCGTGGTCCTCCCATGAAAGCCACGAGATTTCTTCCCACTGATTTTTGCTGGAAATCCTGTATCCCAGGGATTAGAAAATATCAGCAAATCCCTGCTGGATCTGCTCTCGGCACAGAAGCACATTGATAGAAAATGTCCTGATCAGTGTCTCATGACCAGAAATTTCTAgttggcaggaaaaaaagaagattccCAATGTGTGTCAGATGCTCCTGGCACCCGTGGGCCATGGAATAccaggggaagagcaggagccATTGCATCCTAGCAGGGAAAGAGATTTTTATACTGTGAAACCAAATTATGCTCCCGGTGATATTGGTACAAATTCAGACCATTTCCACAAAGGTTCCAAAGCGGTTCCTGAGCTGGAATAAGGAGTTTTGGAGCTCGGGTGTGTGGGAATCCCTTTCCCCACGGCCAGTGAGCCCCCAGGTGATGTGCAGCAcccccagagcagaggctgcagggatgaCAGCAGGATGTGCCCCCAACCCTGCCCTGTCACAGAGCAATGACAGcagagccccaaaccccagcggTGTGGGGGGGATTCTGCCTGACCCCTCCTGTGACAGCTCAGCCAGAAGTAAAGGTGGATGAGAATCAGCTGCTTGGCAGTGTGGTGGCTTTCCTCCCGGAAGGAGTTTGGTGTCACTGCCGTGCCTGGGATCCTGCACTGGCAGCACGGGGGGATAAGGGGATCACATGGGGGGTCACTGATAAGGGGATTATGTGTTGGGGGGCTCACTGATAAGGGGATCATGGGGAGCTCACTGATAAGGGAATCCTTTGTTGGACGTCACTGATAAGGGGATCCGTTTTTGGAGGGGTCATTGATAAGGAGATCCTTTGTTGGGGGGTCACTGATAAGGGGATTCTTTGTTGGGAGGTCACTGATAAGAGGATCCTTTGTTAGGGGGTCACTGATAAGGGGATCCTTTGTTGGACATCACTGATAAGGGAATCATTCATTTAGGGGTGATCACTGATAAGGGGATCCTTTGTGGGGGGTCACTGATAAGGGGATCCTTTGTGGGGGGTCACTGATAAGGGGATCCTTTGTTAGGGGGTCACTGATAAGGGGATCCTTTGTGCAGATTGCTGATAAGAGGATCATGTGTTAGGGGCCCGCTGCTGAGGGAATGGTGCTGGGGCCTCAGGTAGGAGGAGATGGatgtcaccattcctggagaCAGAAACAAtgggagaaggagcagagccATCCTGCACCATGGGAAGTGCCAAATCCTGGTGCTCCGGggctcagcctcctgctgccaccctggcGATGGTCTGGCCTTTGCTGCTACGAGGTTGTGTGAGGGGGTGATGGTTCCTGGCACGAGGGTTTGGACACAAATGAGTCCCAGGCCGTCCCTGGGTTGTTTCTGActcctggggcagctcctcctcATCGAGCTGGTGGGCAGGAGCTCTCCAAGGTGAGCACCTTTCCCGCTTGTTTTATTAGAGTCCTTTTTCCACTCGTTCATCCAGGACAAGCAATTACAGCTCCCTTCTCTGCCCCAGAGCTCCTCCACGCTGCAGTGTGGGGACAGCTCTGTTTTGGTGTTTTCCAGCTCCCTGTGGtcacctgcccctgccccagctgcgGTGGGTGTGCAGCACGGTGCTCTGGATGAACTGGCAGAGACAGGGAACGCTGCTGTGGCCCAGGTGTCCCCCCGGGCTGGCCTGAGGGAGCTGGCCCGTGACCAGCAGCCGGACGTAGCACGCACTGAAGatcaccaggagctgctgggccatGGCCTGAGGGGACAAGAGAGGTGTCAGAGCAGGGCATCcctgtgggcagagcagagcatacaccaaaccccattttctccctgctgcaaGGACTGTCCTACTCTGacaggagcaggacagcagcCAATGGCACAGATAACTGGCCCAGATGCCCTTGTGGCCAGCAGTGCTGTCCCCACAGGGGGTGACACCAAGTGACCGCTGGCCTgcgggtggccctggggacctgcccgctctgtccctgcctcctGGGGCTTGTTTTGGCCTGTAGACAGCCAGAGAGCCTCAGTCTGCAGGGATGTCACCTGCACTGAATTCACTTAGCGACAGTGACAggaaaactgcaaaagaaatcaaaaccatCCCTTTGGTAGCGCCATGCTGAGCAGGAATCAGGGCACATTTGTTACTCAGCGTGGCACAAGTCTTTGAAGGCACTTTCCATGGAGGAGACAAAGGCTGGACTCATCCatggctcagctcagcctgggcaggggcaTCAGGTCCCTGGGGAGAGGTTTTCTTCCAAACAGAACCCTTGGGACCAGCAAGGAAAAGCCCAGTCCATGAATTCCTCAAGGATTATCACCAGCTGCCCAGACAGCTTTGAATGCAGGTTTACAAATATGGAATTCAGGTTTTTAAGggtttcctcctcctcctgctccttgcagcaccagggctggagAAGGTCTGTATAGATTTCAGgtgcttctgctggagaaaaaagTGGTGTCCCCCATGGCTGGGATGAGTCTTGCAGCTGAGATGCCTTGGGGGGTGATTTGGTGCCACTGTCAGGGGGATATTTCTCCTCACCTGGGGTGGGCCCTCAGGGATGAGGTGCAGGAGCTCACTGCGGGTCACAGGATCTTTATTCAGGGTCACCCCGCTGGATAAAAGAGGGGATTCTTCACATGGAGCCTCCTCGTCCACCCCCAGCTCAGGCTGAACTGCCACATCCATGACCACCCAGAGCTTGTTCAGCCTCTGCCTCAAGCCTGCCTGGAAGAGAAGGAGATTTTGGGGCTCGCCaaaggcaggcagcagtggTGTCCTGAGCACAGCCTTTATTTACAGGGCACCATTTCCTCCTGCGTGGATTTATTCCTGGGATTTCCCACCCCAGGCACCAGTGGTGACCTGTGGAGAGCCTTTACAGGGCACTATTTACACCTTCATTGTTTTTATTCCTGGGATTTCCCACcccaggcagcagtgctgtctTGAGTTTAAAAGGTGAAcagttttctccctttttgcacatttttcacTCCTGGGATTTCCCATGCCAAGGGCTGGGTGCCCTCAGCTGCCAGTGACTGCCCCCAGCACCACGGGCACAGCCTGGCATGGAGAGCCCTGCCTTTAAAAACAGAGTTCTCTCAGCCCCTGTGTGACTCAGGGAACTGCTGTccatccctgagctgcagctttcaGGGAGATGAGCGGCCTGGAGATTTCAGAGGGCTCTCACCTCTCACCCCACAAAGGCAGTTTAGTGGATATTTACACACCCACACagagcaaaacattttctgaaggCCGAGAGGACAAAATTTGTATATAATTAACTCAATCCAGcaattcctgctcctccaggctaTCCCACTTATTCCAGGAGGACAGCTCAAGGTGGAAGCTGTTTCAAGGTGTGCCACATGCTTCCAAAATTTGCCTTTCATTCCTGATGACTTTCCATCATTAAAGCTGCACAGTTAATTATCCAGACACGCACATTCCACGGGGTCTGGACAAATTCCTGCTGaactgggcagggacaggtgcACTTTATTCAcctcccagcctgcccagctcccagtgcacAGCAGGGGAATGCCAGCAGGGTACTCAAACACTCATTTGTCCTTGcccacctccatcccagcaAATCCAGGGCTGAGGGCAGGacctgcccctgtccccaggctgtccccagtgtcccttaCCTGTGTCCCCTGCAGGTGAGTGATGtgggctgccagggcctggagGCAGAGCTCGGGGCTGAAGTGCACAAACCACAGCTGCAAGGGGCAGGTTAAGGAAGGGTTCTCTCCATGCCTCCCCTCCCATCCATGTGGATGCTGGGATGGgctcacagggagcagagctgaggcaggTGATGCCCTCAGGGTGCTCAGGGCAGCCAGGACCCAAATaacacagcccagggctgaaGCCTGGAGGGTTTGGGCTAACACAAAACTCCAAGCTAATGAGGAAGCAGAGCCAGTCTTCCCTCACCCCCTGCAGCCTGGGATGACACAAGGTCATTTCCCATCGCTCATCTCAGTGACCCCACACGAAATAAACTGTGGGGCACAGTGACTCAGCTGCCCTAAACCCCTTCCTGCTGTCTCACCTTTGTCTCTAGGGATTCACTCCGTTTATTTTTTACCAAATTGCCCattctcagtgctgctctgaggaCACTGTTGAGAAGAGTTTTCCAagaggttttggggttgtgagtcctgccagctctgaggcAGCCAGAGCTCTGTCCTTGTGCATCTGCTGCACCTGCCAGCAGCACGGGGATGcaggaaaatgtaaaatccAGAGGGTTAAAATGGATCTGACATTGGAGCAGACAGAGCCATTGTAAATCTCTGGGTTATTTGCTGCTCTCAGGCAGTTTTGGGACAGGTAGGTCAAGGTGAAGGCTCCCTGGATTAGTCCTCTAATGGACTATGCTGGCCTGAATAAACATGGAATTCAGATTTACGAACATGGAATTCAGGTTTACAAATGTgaaattcaggtttttcagggtttcctcctcctcctgaatGACCTTGCCCTCCTGCAGTGttccctgtccccttccctgCTTCACCCTGGCTTCCTCTCTATTTGTATTTCAAgcctctctctgtgtctctctcacCTTCCTTTAACACTTTAATGGAGTCTTAAAATTCTCTCCATTCCACTAAATCCCTGTCTAGTGCAGAAAAATCatctctgaaaagcagcaaatgagCCCAAGGATGGGGATTTTGGTTTTCTCCATGTTAGAGTTTTTGGGGGactgtttggttttcttcctgttgatttttagtggttttgggttgttgttttggttggtgttttttttttgttttttttgttttttttgccatgGGAACTTTGCTTTCCCTCTGCCTATAAGCAGAATCATCAGTGGCACATAATTATAACATATTTTTAGGAATAATTATCTGCCCTAATGAACCTCACTTCAATCCTTTAGACTCATTATTTCCAATCACCTTTGGGCATATCTCAATCCCCACTaacaggagaaataaaaatgtcccACTTCCTCATACCATCCCATAGGAGACAAACCAGATCCTAGGAATGCCACCCTCTGGACCACAGCATCAATAATAATTGATGTTGTGATTAATTGATAAATGCAATTGATGTAATTGATAAATGCCTCCAGCAGGAGGTATTTATCCAGAGGGATCTGGCCTATTCCCACCAAGGATACTTGTAGGATGTTGTGTGGCCCATCCAGGACATCTGTAATCCCCAGGATTATGCTGTGTTTGATAAAGATTTCATTGACAGCTGCCAGCCTCACATCTGTGTTCACATTTAGCTGTTAAAGaatgcaaggaaaaataatacaatCCACAGCAAAAGTCTACAAACTGTAGCTGGATAATCCCAAATACTGCAGCTCTGAAAGGAAAACGGTGGGATTGAGTTCCAGTGTCATGTCCTCCCTTCCATCCCCCAGCAGTCTCCTTTCCTGAACCTCTGTGAACCCCTACATGTGCCTGGTTTCCTCTTGGAAGAATCATTTGCTCTGAATCCCCCTCTGGATTTTGAATCAAGACTTTCCAATATTATTCTTCAGCCAAATAAATGGTGCCAGTAatgccagaggcagcagggaatgCAAGGAGGAAtcaccaggagcagggcaggagcagagctgctgtgggagcacAATCCAAACTCCGCAAGGATTGGTCTGCAGGGTGACCCTGTTGTGGCCTCTCTGTGCTCAAAGAAgcttcaggagagctggagagggactggggacaagggatggagggacaggacacagggaatggcttccactgccagagggcagggatggatgggatattgggcaggaattgttccctgggagggtgggcaggccctggcactgggtgcccagagcagctggggctgcccctggatccctggcagtgcccaaggccaggctggacagggctgggagcagcctgggacagtggaagtgtccctgccagggcaggggtggggtgggatgagcttcaaggtcccttttaacccaaaccagcctgggatTCTCTGATCCTCtgatctccagcagcaggaggtctGAGCCAGCCTGAGCAGCTCCAACACTTCCCTTCCAAGCATTCCATCCCCTCCCTTGGCTGCAGAACATCCCTTGCCTTCCCTGAGTGCTGTAAAATTATTCCCTCCTCCCTGGATCATTGTATTCTTTGCCTGCAGCCAGGGATTGCCCCAGCAGGAGGAATCCTGCTCCCCTCTTTCCACATTCCCACACCAGGAGCCTCCTCTCACCTTCCTCTGGTGCCCATCAATGACCAGGATCACCAGGACAGTGAGAGCCAGGGCCACCAGCGTCACCAGCACACCAGCCCCCCAGGAGTGACCCAGGGAACACAGCTGGAGGGTGGAGAAAAGATTTGTCCAGAGAGAGATGTAGAATACCTGGGGAAAAATAAGAGGCTGGTGAGAGTCACAAACCCATGAAAGTGAGAAAAGtcacaggaagaagaaaataacagtCCCTTCTCCCTTATAAATTAGGTTCCACGAGATTTTTCAAAGGGTGAGAAAGGACAAAACTCCTTTCCAATAATAaatagaggaaagaaaggaCTGGAAGGACTGAGCcctagtttattttaaaaaatcaccaCTCACCAAAGACAAAGAGTGAATTATTAATGATGATTCATGCCTAGGAAGGATTTCAACGGAGTTCTTCCATTTAGATGAGGAATGCACTCACTGAGGCATATTGATAATAATTCTCAGAGTCCCTGGATTTAGAAAGTTTCTATTTCAAGGTGGTGCAGAGACCACTCCATTACAGTAATGCTCAAGCAGTGTGCACTGACACAGGGCTAAAGGGCTGGGTTAAAGTCAGGGAAAAGTGGATTCCTTCACCTCACAGAGCACGGATTTGGGCAGGACATTGCCTAAGAGCAGGTGTGACATGTAAGGCACGGCATCTTCTCATAATGACAAAACTCAGGTGCACTAAACAGGCACCAAACCCCTCAAAACACTGAGCACCAATTCCTACACTATCAGTGAAAGGAGAAGATTTGTATAATGGCTatcccaaaattaaaaaaaaaaaaaagtaattaaaacaaagaTTTGGGTTTGATCACACCCTTTGCAGCTTTGAGGCTGCAAAGCACCAGCCTCATAGCAGATGCTCATGGTTGGGTCTCTGGAGGAGTTTCTTTCACCAGAAGAAGACAAACAAGACCAAAAGTTGACTGATTTGTTGGTCTAAATTAGCATTAGGACCAGAATGCCTTCAGATCTTTAAGATCAAGTTCTGACCCAAGCTTGTTGTAGGTGCTGTCACCTCAGCATGTGCTGGTAACCCATGGACAGCCTGCTTTGGTGGGACTGTCAGCAGCAGGGTGGAGAGAGGGCCCTGCCCTCCATCTGCAGGAATCCTGTGAGCTGGAATTGCCAAGAGAACCCACCAGGAACGTGTTAGAACCAGGATGTGCTGCCCAGCCCAACCCCGCTCCCTCCCTGGGCACAAGAACCCgggtgccaggctgggcagcgCGCGGTGCCCTCACCACGGCCATGGCAATCTGGAAGCCCCTGGAGCTGTAGAACAGGTACCGCCTCACTTCGGGCCTCAGGACGCCCTCCTGGATCAGCCTTCTCCACAGATCCATCGGCACCTGCCCGggaacaaacacaaaaccagagcCACCCTCCAGTTTGGGCTCCAGTTCCCAGCACAACCAGGCTGGGCAAACCTCGCTGTCGCTGTGGCGCTCGATAAAGAAGGATGTAATGTAGGAGCCTGACATGGGAGATGTGGGACTCCAGGTGGCTCTTCAAAATGCTGTTTATAGGAtacaaaatgctgtttcttGTACACAAAATGCTGTTTATGGTATTTTACAGCAGCCATGGGCCGTGGGTGACAGAGCCACCCCtacagctgccagctccagctcaaGGCAAAGCTGAAGCCCCTTTAGTTCTGGTCACGTtgcattatatatttttctttgctgaacaTCTTAATACCTAAGAAGCAATCAGTACCTTCACTCTTCCCTACAGCCTATCACAACTGCTACCATGACCATATTATGGTCATTACTAGTCATTGGACAGTCATTGCTGTCCAACCACACGAGTTAGTTATGTTACACTTTAAGcttaaagttgtttttcagttttcttgcagtggGAAATTCTTAGACCCTTTTTCTACTTGCTGCATCGAGATGTTTGTTTCCTCTGgtatcttctgctttttctaagACCTTTTTCTACTtggaaaaaacacttttttgttttgtggccAACATATCCTTTGCTCTAATCACAAAACCTCCTTCCAGCTCGACTTAACCTTTGCTTTTTTAGTTGTCCAGTAAGACTGACTCAGCAATTCTCAGTTTAGAcatctcttatttttctatATCAAAACTTGCTTCCATCTCTATTCCGCTCTCAGGTTCTACATTCAGAGATCTTTCTGCCAAGCACACATATCTGTGAGAGTTCCTTGTCAAACTTTCATCTTTCCCAACCATGTAGGACACATTTTATGGTGCCAAAAGAAAGGATCCATCCCAGTTTATTTCGTGCATCCCCTTTTAAGAACATCCCCTGTCTATCCCCAGTTGGTCAGTAACAAATTGTTACCCTGTATTAATTGGTCACTCAAACCCTCGGTGTGTACATGCAGGGAAAGTTCGTTGTGagagatagttttcatttttctaacaGTGTAAAAACAGTTTATACAGGTGGCTAAGGTTTATCGCAGCCCTAGAGTTCTTTCTCAGGGAAAGCAGGTTGTTTTCCACAATCCTAGAGctctttctcagggaaaaaaagttgtttttcacTGCTGCAGGACTCTGTTCTCACAAAGAGCTGTCAGCTTTCTCATGGCTTCTGTCAGCTCAAGTGAGGATTTGGTTTGTAGGCCTTTGACCTACTGTTTCACTGTGAGAAATGAATTTgtagaaaatttttaaagtttaaggTTTATATAGTGTGTATAAATTTTATGTGTAAATTTTTTACAAATTCTTTTCTCACATTTCACTACCACTCCTCGTGGGGTACTGCAACCCAAATCTgtgtcccagagctgcctcccACAGGGAGCATCTCCAATCCcacccacagagctgccacagaCCCAAAACTTGTGttcctgcctcagctgcagTGAGTAAAACctgcctgggaagggcagggaaaaTCACAAGGGAAGAAAACGCCTTTTTGTGATGAAGGACAAGACAAGGCAGACATcccagggatgctctgccctATCAGAGTGAATTTTAAGCAAAATTCACTCCAAACTATCTTCAAAGAGTTTCTTCACTGAGGTTTAAGCCAAGTTCATCCCAGTTGACTTCCAGCCCACAGGGAATAGACTGAAGTTGGACTGAAACAAGCAAcactcaaacaaacaaaaaaaaaaaccccaaagccatCTGGGACGTGGGTGTAAATGCAAATTATGCAAATGCAGCTGGAATTAACTCCCAGGGGAGCTCACCTGGACGCCGAGGGACTGCAGTTTGTCAGCACAAAGGTCCATGTCGAAGGAGGAGGTGGGGCAGGTGTTGTCCATgctgagcaccagcagcacccgGCCTTGGGGGGGTTCTGCAAGAGCCCAAAAGAGCCATGAGCACAGCACTGGGGgggtttcacagaatcacagaatgacgaggttggaagagacctctaagatcatcaagtccaacctgtgccccaacacctcagctAGGctacagcaccaagtgcca
It contains:
- the TMEM268 gene encoding transmembrane protein 268 isoform X4, which gives rise to MAQESQTGGTEKNGSSLLYSKSDFKEGALQWVTEPPQGRVLLVLSMDNTCPTSSFDMDLCADKLQSLGVQVPMDLWRRLIQEGVLRPEVRRYLFYSSRGFQIAMAVVFYISLWTNLFSTLQLCSLGHSWGAGVLVTLVALALTVLVILVIDGHQRKLNVNTDVRLAAVNEIFIKHSIILGITDVLDGPHNILQLWFVHFSPELCLQALAAHITHLQGTQAMAQQLLVIFSACYVRLLVTGQLPQASPGGHLGHSSVPCLCQFIQSTVLHTHRSWGRGR
- the TMEM268 gene encoding transmembrane protein 268 isoform X3, whose protein sequence is MDNTCPTSSFDMDLCADKLQSLGVQVPMDLWRRLIQEGVLRPEVRRYLFYSSRGFQIAMAVVFYISLWTNLFSTLQLCSLGHSWGAGVLVTLVALALTVLVILVIDGHQRKLNVNTDVRLAAVNEIFIKHSIILGITDVLDGPHNILQLWFVHFSPELCLQALAAHITHLQGTQAGLRQRLNKLWVVMDVAVQPELGVDEEAPCEESPLLSSGVTLNKDPVTRSELLHLIPEGPPQAMAQQLLVIFSACYVRLLVTGQLPQASPGGHLGHSSVPCLCQFIQSTVLHTHRSWGRGR
- the TMEM268 gene encoding transmembrane protein 268 isoform X2 — its product is MAQESQTGGTEKNGSSLLYSKSDFKEGALQWVTEPPQGRVLLVLSMDNTCPTSSFDMDLCADKLQSLGVQVFYISLWTNLFSTLQLCSLGHSWGAGVLVTLVALALTVLVILVIDGHQRKLNVNTDVRLAAVNEIFIKHSIILGITDVLDGPHNILQLWFVHFSPELCLQALAAHITHLQGTQAGLRQRLNKLWVVMDVAVQPELGVDEEAPCEESPLLSSGVTLNKDPVTRSELLHLIPEGPPQAMAQQLLVIFSACYVRLLVTGQLPQASPGGHLGHSSVPCLCQFIQSTVLHTHRSWGRGR
- the TMEM268 gene encoding transmembrane protein 268 isoform X5, whose translation is MAQESQTGGTEKNGSSLLYSKSDFKEGALQWVTEPPQGRVLLVLSMDNTCPTSSFDMDLCADKLQSLGVQVPMDLWRRLIQEGVLRPEVRRYLFYSSRGFQIAMAVVFYISLWTNLFSTLQLCSLGHSWGAGVLVTLVALALTVLVILVIDGHQRKAGLRQRLNKLWVVMDVAVQPELGVDEEAPCEESPLLSSGVTLNKDPVTRSELLHLIPEGPPQAMAQQLLVIFSACYVRLLVTGQLPQASPGGHLGHSSVPCLCQFIQSTVLHTHRSWGRGR
- the TMEM268 gene encoding transmembrane protein 268 isoform X1 — protein: MAQESQTGGTEKNGSSLLYSKSDFKEGALQWVTEPPQGRVLLVLSMDNTCPTSSFDMDLCADKLQSLGVQVPMDLWRRLIQEGVLRPEVRRYLFYSSRGFQIAMAVVFYISLWTNLFSTLQLCSLGHSWGAGVLVTLVALALTVLVILVIDGHQRKLNVNTDVRLAAVNEIFIKHSIILGITDVLDGPHNILQLWFVHFSPELCLQALAAHITHLQGTQAGLRQRLNKLWVVMDVAVQPELGVDEEAPCEESPLLSSGVTLNKDPVTRSELLHLIPEGPPQAMAQQLLVIFSACYVRLLVTGQLPQASPGGHLGHSSVPCLCQFIQSTVLHTHRSWGRGR